gtgtTACATACTCTACATAATTGTGTGTGCTATACTGTTAGATGATTGCCAGCACATTAGGTTTGCTGATGCCAGCACTTCCTCAAACAAGCAAGTAGTTCATAGTGTTTAATCATTCTAAAGTGGTAgtcctttattcatttaatttttttaaaaatcgtgGCCATAAATAGAGGCAGAGAATCATTGCCAGATTCAAAATACATATCTGAGGAATGTGCCAGATTCAagtattcttgtttttttgttattgttgttgtttttttccagttgatgtgttgcttttattttttccaggtttTAAACTACCCTGGATCTTTGTCCTGTGTTCTGGACCTTCCTTGGCACTGATTTATACCACTATAATCTCCTACAATCAAGCTGCCTCTGAAATCAGGGGCTATATGGACAAAGAAAGTATTTTCTCCTAGTACTACATGAAGAAGGTCCAGATCCTAAGGTCTAAACCCTAAGTCTGACTTGTTAATTCTGCTTTGACATTATTTGCTCTGCATTCTTTGTTTTCAGGAATTTGATTCTGATTTTCTGGAGAACTTGTGACTTCTCCTGATTCCCAAATCATACCCTGGACTAGATGATGACTCTAAAGTGTAAAATTAAAGTATCTGTAGTCTCAGGGTCCCTTGCTGGCAGTGCAGATCCTACTCTTCAGTTTGGTGTTATTATCAATCAATCTTTGCCTCTGGATGATCTAGCTATGTGGAAAGGAAACATCACTCATATTAGTGAATTCATCCTGGTGGGATTCCCTACTGCCCCTTGGCTGCAGATtttgctctttttccttttcctcatcaCTTACCTCTTTGTTCTGTTGGAGAATTTGGTCATTATCCTCACTGTATGGGTCACTGGGTCTCTGCACAAGCCCATGTACTATTTTCTGGGCACCATGTCCTTTCTGGAGGCCTGGTATATATCTGTCACAGTCCCCAAGATGCTGGTTGGATTTCTCCTTCATCCCAATACCATCTCCTTTTTGGGATGCATGACTCAGCTCTATTTCTTCATCTCACTTGCCTGCACTGAATGTGTGCTTTTGGCTGCCATGGCCTATGACCGTTATGTGGCCATATGTTGGCCTCTTCGCTATCCAGTCATGATGACCCCAGAGTTTTGTGTTCAACTGATCATTAGTTCCTGGGTAAGTGGCTTCACCATTTCCATGGTAAAGGTGTACTTTATCTCCCAAGTTGCATTCTGTGGCAATAATATCTTGAACCATTTTTTCTGTGATGTGTCACCTATCCTCAAACTAGCCTGCATGGACTTATCTATGGCTGAGAGAGTAGACTTTGTGCTTGCCATCATCATCCTTGTGTTACCTGGCTTTGCTACTGTCCTTTCCTATGCCTTCATTGTCTCTAGCATCCTGCACATATCCTCAGCCACTGGGCAgcggaaggccttctccacctgtgcatctcaCCTTACAGTGGTGATCATTTTCTACACAGCAGTGATCTTCATATATGTCCGACCTCGGGCCATTGCTTCATTTAACTCTAACAAATTGGTCTCAGCCATCTATGCAGTCTTTACTCCCATGCTTAACCCTATCATCTACTgcctgaggaacaaggaggtCAAGGATGCCATTAGAAAAACCATCGTGAGTGGCTGAGCCCTTGAGAGATTCTCTTTGCTGAAGAGACCTtccttctttcatatttttctttaaccaCCAAAAGCACCTTAATTACAGGAGAGTCTACAATTGTAAACACACTCAGAATAATGATTTAACCAGGGATcaaagaacccccccccccacgtTGATCAGGTTTTCATTAAATGCTTCCTTTTATAAGGCAGTAGATGAAGTTGTCAAAATTCTGAGATATTTATTAGTAAAATAGTTGTAATTTTATTGTTTATGAAGAATGTGTTAAGAAGTAATCAATTATTATCTGTTTTCATAGTTTTGTTGGTGAGGTTATTctattttgacttatttattttaaaatttctctccctTTAGGGAGAGGTGAAAAAAGAGAGATTTGTTGTATAAAATATGAAGGTTATGGTCTGTTAATTTATTTGAGGAGGGCTGGGGACTGTCTACTTTTATAATTAATTGGtcttaatgttattttatttgttttaaaaatttaatcaagtggctaggttgtggctcagcagtagagcacccacctagcacatgtttgatcctcagcaccacataaaaataaagaggtaaaataaaggtatgtatgtatgtatacatatatgcatgaatgtatatagatagatacacacacacacacacacatatatatatatcctgtgaTAATATTATGTATATCATTTCATGGTTTAATTTGCTTCCATTTTTGAAACTTCTTCATAGAATGTTTTGGATGAAATAAGGGCCAGACATTAGGAAAACTAGTGACTGTTTATTAAATCCCATTTCTTTTCAAGTAAAGGAGACTGGTATTGACAAAAGACCAAATTCTTTTGCTTAGATGATACTTGGCCAGAATATGAAGAATTTTTCCCAGTTTCGCAAAATATCTAcctttatttcaattttgaaaaagtAGATGTGAGATCTTGAAAAGATTATTGTTAGGTAGTAGCTAGCAATGAGTAGTGAAATGCATGGGCAAGGACAGGTTTACTTTAAgtattcttgattcttttttaagttaCTACCAAGGCAGATGAGTAATTTGTAGCAGATTGCCTATGGAAAAGCAAGATACAAAATCCTTAaggataaacaaacaaaagtaaaagtgGTAATGAGGATGAAGGGTGTGGATTACCTCAGGAAAAAAGGATTTATAGGACTGATTCTTGACAGGACCTATAAAGGTCAATATAGAACTAGAAATTATGGTGCCACATGTCTCCTACTATCTCAGAACTGGGTGTTCTTTAGTGGCACAGGCACACTTAGGTGACTTTTGACTGGCTACTGGCCCTAATGCTTATATTAACATGGGATTGATTTGTAGATAAAGTCCTCTGtaaataggatggccaccatgatagTTCTGGAGAGGACCAACTAAGGTCAAAAACTCCACTGTTCCACCCTTGCTATACCTGATTGGCAAAGAGTACAGAAGGTGGTCCCTGGTTCTCCTGGTAAATGTCAAAAAGTAATTAATTTGGAGACAGCATTGTCGTCTCTCTCTTGAGAGTGCTCTCTGCTTGAGCCTTACTTTgctcttactttatttttacctCACTTCTATTCTACTGTCacttataataaaattctcttgcatggcttttggtgtctgactttaaattttcttttgtcagaACACAAGAAGCAAGGTTTAGAATTTCAACCCCCTGCTTTCCTGTAACAGTATATGCTTTCCTTTAGTAAAATGGTAGAAGAGAGATGCATCTGGGTCATCAGGAAtactgaataaattaattaatgaactATTATCTGctaaaattttaagaatgatAAACATACTATTTTAATccatcatttgaaaaatatatttcatgttttaattaggccttttgtttttataccatctatgttttattttcactttatttaccTTGTTTTTACATGTCCTtcccattttgtat
This portion of the Ictidomys tridecemlineatus isolate mIctTri1 chromosome 4, mIctTri1.hap1, whole genome shotgun sequence genome encodes:
- the LOC101976435 gene encoding olfactory receptor 6B9-like translates to MWKGNITHISEFILVGFPTAPWLQILLFFLFLITYLFVLLENLVIILTVWVTGSLHKPMYYFLGTMSFLEAWYISVTVPKMLVGFLLHPNTISFLGCMTQLYFFISLACTECVLLAAMAYDRYVAICWPLRYPVMMTPEFCVQLIISSWVSGFTISMVKVYFISQVAFCGNNILNHFFCDVSPILKLACMDLSMAERVDFVLAIIILVLPGFATVLSYAFIVSSILHISSATGQRKAFSTCASHLTVVIIFYTAVIFIYVRPRAIASFNSNKLVSAIYAVFTPMLNPIIYCLRNKEVKDAIRKTIVSG